The following DNA comes from Bombus terrestris chromosome 2, iyBomTerr1.2, whole genome shotgun sequence.
AGAGAAGCCCTGGAACGCGTAGAAATAAAATCCATGGTAGAAGCCCGATCCGGCAACCTTCTTAACATGAACATCACGTTGTACTTTCCTTTGAACAAACTAAAAACTCAGTAAATTGCTTCTGTCGTCTAAATTAAAATCTAGGAAGCAAACTTTCCATATGTTTCTATCTAATCGATTGTACCTGGAAGCTTCTTAGTTTGCTATTTACGCATAACGAACCTTCCTTCGCCATGTTAAAAGGATAAAAATTGCAGCCTTATTAAAATTCCAGCTTTCGAATAGAGACTGAGATTGTAGATAAAATAGCTGCAACAtaatacaacgtattacgtatgTCCATGTATCGAGCCTCGGAGTCGGTAAAAGCACATGCTGCATATCCTTTTCCGATGGACCCCTTTCGTTCGTTGACCGTGACGactacttatatttattttcttgcaAACTGCTTTAATCCTTTCACCGTCACCTACTCTACGCTTCTCGCATACTACTACCGCTATTCTCTATCTATGTCGTGATGCCGCATTGTTTAACAACCTCGTCCTGACCACTTTGTATGCCCACATTGCGCTCATGCGCGCGTGTTGTGCGTTATACCATCGAGATGTCCGAGTGTCATTCTCAATGGCAAGTACCAGCAAAGTTACGAGATCATATTGGCCTCCTTTTTAAATAGCTGATTCGTACACGATCGTATCTAAGCGAAACGTGTTGTTCTCGTGTCACTAACAATCCGATCaagtacaattttaattattaacgttGATGGTTCACGCCTATGCGTATGCTTGTAGTTTCGAGGACAAATCTTTGATCGTCTTATTCCCTTCCTATGATTTTTTCCAGATTAATTAGACCAATTTTGTTGATTTGTAGTATACCGATTCACTGTTGAGAATGTCTTACATACAGATAATGCACATcggcgtgaacgtgttaaataACAATGGTTTCGGTTATTCGTATTAATCAACTACACACTCGCTAATCTTAATCCATTATCtggcaatataaagtattaaTCCATTATCTgccaatataaagtatataaatgGACTTCGATATAGAACATTAAAAAAACAAGTTTGTTTAAAAGCATTGAAAGACATAGAATAGTATTGCAAtctgtaaaaaagaaagaaaaaattggcAGCTAATAGATCGATCTCGCAGAAGTCGATGCAAACCAAAGTTGCCATCATTTATTGTTATCATGATCACAGACTTAACTTTGCATCGTCCCCTCTGTTAATTGGTATTTTTCAGTCGCATGCAATTCGACCCACCGTGGTCAACTATTGAAAAAGGGACCAACGTACTTACGAATCATTACTTTACGCTCAGAACatcatttctttttgttttgtctGTCTTAAACTCGACTTGCCATCTGTGCTCTCGTCATCAAATCAGTGAAATGTTGCTTCAGAGATGGTGAAGCCCGTGCAACCAGCGATTCTGCCCGAAAACGGGCGAGGCGAGCAGCCCGATGAACGGGACAATGAAATCGTCATCGAGCTGGATCGAGAAAATCAGTACGGTCGTACGCAGCCACGAGCTAACGAGCCTCAAGGTAATCATTTGCGCAATATCCAGATGGTCCACCCACACCTCGTGTCACGATACATTTTTTCCGTTTCTTTTGTTCATTAATCTCGattacacgcacacacacatacacgcacatacacgtatatacacacacatacacgccCTGCTTTCAATCCATCGTCATCCACCAATCCGTACGTATACAAGAGATTAGGCTGTCTCAAacgtttccttcgttttataaggaaataatggatgcacagcattttttgttttatatcatttcaCTGAATCatgtacgatataaaataaaacaaaatatatagcACAAAAAGTGTTGTGCATCTATCAtctctttataaaacgaaagaaacttttgcaaCAACCTAACGGATATCCAGTTTTGAATAGTCAAATTTTATACGTATACTCTGCTACaaatgatgaaaataaaaatgttgtatTTTCAACATTTCAACTTTCAAGTAGAGGATTTTGTATATAAGTAGAGAAATGTTGTATAAGGAACGATATCAACTCTATTGGCACTGCTTTTAGAACATCGATAATGtacaaattatttgattttgtttTCCGATAGGAAAACCGCAGATGCTTTTTGTCGATTCTTACTTTGTATGGTAGTAACGGCAAGTCCATTATCGTCCTCTTAGCGTCTGGTATTTTTGacgtaactttttaataaagcttcAAACTACATATGTTTGTATAACATTTATTTCTTACTTATATCAACAGAATATACTTATAAAATTTGATCAACAGAAAAACTCGAACTCCTTGTATATAGTCAACGCGTAAACATACAACTTTAGTAGCCATTTTTCATTGTACACGTACAGATAGTTGAAGCTAGCTCTCTCTCATTCGTCATTCGTTACAATGTTGCGGCTCTCCTcgtctatatgtatatgtttcacGTATACAGTGTGTCCTAACTTTGTGCACCGTACTCACCCTGTTGTTTGTAACTAGTTGCACCGACCACTCGCGTCCCTGCTACCTGGTTTTATTAAAAGTGCAGCCAACTAGAGGAAAAGAAACGCGTGGAAAAACTCGTGGACATGATCCTGCCTGGCATCCGCCGCAACGAACGAGACTCGAACCATGAAATTGTGTTTCTGCCAAGAGAATTGCATCCAAGATGATTGTTAACATCGCGATCCCCTCCAGCCGATGATCCAATTTCATGATTCGATTTCTTCGTGCTAAATGTAACGGTGAACGCAACGGGCGATCGCTAAATACTGTCCAAGCCGAGAATAGAACGATCGGTTGTTGCCACGCTAGATAGAATCGCGTTTTTCGACCAATGCAAAACGCTCGGACACGTTTTTCAAGATCGCAAGCATGAGATCAATCGATCTCACACTTGGACGTTTAATACGTGAAATTCACGGAGATTCGGATGAACGTGTAATATCTACATCGTCGCTGTTGGGTGATCGAATACTTTGTTCTGACAGAAACTTTATGACACGCTGATTTCGTGGTGTTCGTCGATGTGCGAACGAAGCAATCGATTCTTTCGTTGCTACTTTGACGCAACACGATCGGAGATCGTACGTTATCGTAACGAAAGGCTGACACGAGTCGAGCTACTCCATTTATCGCTGTTGTCAGAAATTTGTAATTGCTGGTATAATTGGAGAAAAGAGGAATTTATTAGAAAGTGCGAACAAGGTGTTTACGTACAAGGCTTCGTTTGTGAAAACAgcgatttgaaatatttattaggtGCAAAAGGATGAGAAATTTCTTTGTAAAACGAATTAGGAACATTTTCTCCGTTACGGAAGTTTATCGTACGATAAACTGCTTGGATTGTCGGAAAAGGAAAACACGCGCTAAAAATTGAAAACGAAGCCGCGTactaaatatttcgaatttttcctTAGGATCTCTGTTCTTTAGTTACCTTCTTCTTCACGTAGAATCCAATCGTATCATCGGTTACAAAAGACCCCGTGCAACGAAAAACACGTGCCGCGTTCCTCGCCGAATAAATCTGTTTCCTTTCCGTTCCTCTTCTACGATTTCTTCTTCCGGCGAACAATGTCCATGAAAAAGCCCGTCTTTCCATCAAGAGACGATAAATCGTGCTATCCAGTCCCCTCCGATACTGATTCAGTTTTCATTGCAGACGTGATCGCAACACCGGTGGTGTACTCCGCTCAGACTCTGACCGGTGCCCTGATAGGAACCTGCTTCTTCTCGCTGGTAGCCGGATTCGCTTCTGGTTTCTGGTTCTCCCAGAGGCTACGCAGTGCCCCTTACCCGGAACCGTCGGAGCAACGACAACAACTGAACCGATTGACGGAAAGTTCGGAATCTCCGGGTTTCAACAACAAGTCGATCAACTTGGTGCTGAACGTACCACCTAAGAATCCAAATGGCAAGAACGCCAACTCGTCGGCGGAGAACAAGCCGGTGCAGAAAGTGAAGAAGACGTACATATGATATAGAAGACGACACAGGGCCGTCTGAGGCTTGCCGCAGGACCCCACGGGTTCCggctcttcttcttcctcctcttcctccgaTCTCGCGGAATCAGACGAtcgcaacgacgacgacgacgacgacgacgacaacgacgacgacgacaacgacgatcaTCTGGATAACGTCGACGAGGAGAATCGGTTGGCACGTGTCACCGCCGGTTCCCTGCTTGACCATCTGGCCAGACGTGACGAGGACGCCTATGAAGGCGTGGCCAATGAGGAGAGATCGCTCGAGTTCCTTGCCACCCACAGGGGGGTGCCTTACGATTCACGATCGATGTCGAAGGTGACCGATTACGACAGAAGATACGACCACCAGTTCGCCGCGCGAGAGTATACGGAGACAACGTTAACGGAATCGGTGAACAGGCTTCAGGATTACAACAgcagtagcagcagcagcagcgcgAACAGTCTCGATGGTCTCTGCCAGGGACATCAACGAATAATCAGCGATTTAAATCGCGGCAACGAATCGAGCACGCGCGATCATTATATGGTACCCACTCGCGATCCCAGGGAACTCAACGAAAGAATCTTGTCACTGTTTAATCCACAGTTCCTGCCGAACTTTAACGATATGATGATGTACGTGGGGAATCAGTACGACGCCAGACGAAGCCCACCACCCAGATCACGATCGATGGCCGACGGAGAGAGTCGTTTGTTCAGGAGCTCGAGTTGTCGAAAGAAACGCGTCGGTGCGAGCTCAATGTTCTTCCGCCGTGGATTGACGTACGAAACGGCGCGCAAGTGACGCAAGTTGTCTCCTTTCGGATTCAAACGAAGAATACAGAGTTGGATAACCCGTGATGAAACGTAAGACGACTCTCGGAGAACACCGTTGTCCCGCGatcgaacgagagaaaaaagatttCGATCGGAAGGAGAAACGCGTACCGAAAGACCGAGCGGATTAGCTTCGGAACGGTTTAGTTAGTTCTCTTCCTCCACGATCGCTCTTGCGTTTCCTATTGCAACTATTCTTCGTGATCACGAAAACATCTTGATCCGTATGCGTTCTTATACGAAGAACGAGTCTACGAAAGAAGACCACGATGTTATATGCATACTTAGTGTCGCCGTTACCTGAGATACCTCGAGAACGTGTACTCGAGATATGTACGTATTTCTTTTTTGTCGTCGTTCATGATCGTGTACAGACCGACCGTGTACGTTGCAAGACCACTTCCGGTGTCACGTGTCATATCGTCTGAGATGTATCGCGAGAACAGAGACACGCGgactttgaaaatatttttttaaggtATATCACTTCAGGCTCTTTCCGATGTCTTTAAGCGCGACATCGTGTATCGGACGCTCCAACCACACCTTGAGCTAATTTTTGTACGGAATTCGATCGATTTTCGAATTCTTCCTTTCCGTTTCTCACCAGTACGGCAATGGAAGGATATGGGAAATGAAAGGCCACACAAAAAGGAATATAACCATGCAACAACGACGATGGGACAAAGGATCGACTCGTAGCTGTGTAATGTGATACGATCAGAGGAGAGACTGTGTTCGTAGCAGTGGCCTGCTTAGGTGCTTAGAACCTAAGAACGGTGATTTAAGGACGAAGACGAAGCGTCCAGCACTTGGATCCTCGTTTCTCAAACTACCTTCTACGAACTTTGGCCCCCATGGCCCCTTGATCGTTGACAAGCAACCAAGAAAATCCCGGTAGACAAAAACTCGCCAAAAAAGACGAACTACTCGTTTTACACGAAGAAAAAGTTGCTTGCTGCGCAATGTCTATCAGTTTCACTTTGTTCACGATCCTCGAGACAAAGTTGGAGATAGTTCCAACAGTTGAAACGTAGAGagagaaaatattcaaagagaCAACCGGAAAGGGTGAAAGTTTGAGAAACGTGGTCCCATGGAACGACGTTCCAAGCATTCGCACGAGACGAGGCGTGCCTTCCGTATATTAATTGTTGGCAAATTTCTGATTTATAAAACAGGAACGGGAGAATGCGGCCGGTATAGATTCGGGCAAGTGCCTCATTTATgcgtttcgtttaaaaataaatattcgataGTGGAAGAGGACAATGATAAGTTGGTGAAgatgaaaagagagagaaagagagagcgagcgcgcgagagcgaaagagagagagagaaagagagagagagacttaTGTAAGACTTATTCAAAGTATTGTTGTGCACTTATTGCCGTGCTGTGAGTATATTGGTTATTAGCAAGAGAGAATCGTGGTGTTGAAGCACGTGTACGGttattaaaatgaaaagtaATAAGGAAGAAACATTTACCGCGTTGTGGCGCCTTCGAGAAGTTATGTATTTTTGGCTGGGACGTGTTACGAATCAATTTATCACTGTTAACGGTGTTCCGGGCGAGGTGTGGAggtgtatctttttcttttctttatttttattctataagaTAAACGAAGTGATACTACGTTGCGAATGAATCGCTCGAATCCGATTATCGATAACTTCATTTGACTGCAGGATACCTCCGTGAGGTCAAGATGGTTTTAAGTTTTATAAATGTGGAAATGAAAGATAGAACTTTCGATACCCGAACTGCTAATAGTTTTTATACGTTTTAGAAAAAATACACAGGAATATTTATAACGTAAGTAGAAAAATGTAATACGAAAGTTTCTATCTTCCTTTATCGGTAATTTCATCGCACAGATATTTCAGAATTTTCATTTGAGTTTCTTCTAAATTCGGTATTCTTCTTCCAGTGTTAGGTGAAACATTAAGAAGAATGATCTCTCGCGTTTTATTTTTCGCCGTTGGTAGAAGTATTAGTTTAATTAAGAAAGGTATTTAGAGAAAGGAAACCGTCTTAAAAAGGAGATCGTTTTTCAACTTATTTTAATTGTGTATATACGTACTATTATGCTATGCTACGCTATACTGTACCCTAATCAAATTTAAAGCAGAGCAAAGTACATCTTCGTAGAAGAGACgatcaaataataaaatgttcaagatataaaaattcggaTAATAAAGATTCTATCGTGCGGTATATAGAGATATagttttaaatgaatttaatcGTTTCTCCAAACGATTTGATTTTGTGGAAAAATGTTGCAAGAAGCTAGAAACTGGAGGAAAAGTTCCGGTGAATTCCTTTCGCCAAGATCAAtcagtatataatataataaaatcaatgAAGAGGAGGACGCGACAAAGGTTCAGATAAACGCATTCGCGCGATTCGCTTCAGCTGGTATGTATTCCTTAGAGCCGGTACTGCGTGTTATCCGACACTTTAGCGAAAACTTGGTAGCGTGTACGACAGTTCTCTACGACAAAGTATCCTCGAAGAAAGCTCGGGAGGAGAGGAAACTTGAAAGAAGAAGGGGAGTCTTGGCGTGTTTGGCAAGATGTCTTTGACAATGGCGTAAATCGGTCTTACTAGCGCACAATAGCGAACACTGGGCATATTTCCTTTACAGCTTAAGGGCGGATAGAGCGCCTGTAACAAACTGCGGCTAGCGTTTGTCCCAGATATCGAGTAAGATGGAAAGAGAACAAAGGAGGAATCTGAATATAGAAAGTCAAGAAACGTAACCGTGATATCGCAAAAGTAGAGCGATTCGATTTTCTAATTCTTCGTGAAATTAGCGTGTCGGTATAGAAAGATGGAACGATTGCGAAAATTAGCTTTAGCCGTGCTTTTAGACGCCAGGAAAAGCGGATATTCGAGATGTTTTAGAAACTCATGGACTTTTAGGACGGTTGGAAAATCGTTAGAGACCATCGTCTTTCGTTTGACAGATGTTGTTAAGAGGATACATGTAAGCTCTGCTCTTTTCATCGTCGATTTTAATATCAATGGGCAAACGTCCGGCTGCTCTAATGAACCAACACTGCCACGCTGATTCTGATATGCTTCGAACAGTAAAGGAAACGGTAAGACGAGTTCTAAATAGATACATCGATTTTCACTGATTGTCACTGAGCGTTACCAATAATAGCacggaaaagaagaaataataaacgATCGATTCGAATAATGAGGAAGCTTGACGCAAACACACATGCTAGATAGAGATTATAACATACGCGTATTGAAACGGCCATTAATAGAGAGACACGGTCTGAATACAATGAAGGAGCAACGTAGAGAATGGTCTGAAGTTGCGTgctggaagaaagaagaaagtcgTGTACATAATAAGTAGAAATTGTTTTTTATCGTTGAAATCATTTAGAAGCAAGGTCGAGAACATTCATTCGCTACGCTACTCGTCACGCGGACAGCAGTGGTACGCATTAATATTGTTTACGTATACATGTATACGCGTGTGCCGCATGAATCTTtgatacatgtatatgtaaacATCGCATTTCCATTATTGCATATGTCTATATATGTAtgcacacacatatacatatatacatacatatacgagtgtatacatatatgtgtgcatgtgtgtgtatatgtatatgtatatacacgtatatacaaaaatatatatatatatattcatatattttttttttaatccgcatagataaaatatactatacgaatgagaaaaaaaaaTCGCGTTAAACGAGAAAGGCAGCTAATTACACACTTTTTTCGACGGTCTTTATGAAAGCCCgcgatcttttttaattaaaattccgcCGAGCACCCACGATGATCTCGTTAATGTTCGACTTCGCGAAGAACGACTAACAATTGAGTGTTCggcaaaaaaaatattttacaaaatatgatgtttatattatacagaagaaaaaaaaacacatcCAACTTAGGTACCTTGTGTCGAGAtgagaaattatatatatatataaaattggaagttatatatgtatataatttttatataagtcATATTGGCGGATTGTTACATgctataatatttctaaattagaGGAATCGAGGAGGcatataaatacatgtatatatacatatgtatatagatatatatatatacccatatgtatatatatatgtataaaatattatggatGTACATGTATACAAAGCGGTTTATTAGAGTTTACGTGATTAGTTATTGTAAGGACGATTGTACATATTATTACTCCGTTTAAAATTGACTTGATCGCGCTAAACTTAGAACGAGATTTACCCTGTTAGGGGAACACTAGATTTTGCTCGATCATGTTTTCCTACccgtttttcttttacttttattatttctctcatttaatttttaagacaGAAACGCTTGCACGCTAGCCCTATTTCCGAGCATGTGCATTTCATcgtttatacattatattcgaGTTCACTTTGAATCGAGTGATCGTAACGATAAGATTATTTTTTACGTCGAGGAAAAAGAATACGAAACTGATCATAAAAACGCGCCAAGAGTCACGTGCGACGCGAAAATGGTATTTGTACGATTTATTACGCGCAGTTTTATAGAAGTGAATCGCTgtttttaacataaagctattTAATTTGACGAAAATGAAACTTTCGATGTAGGAATATATTCGAAGAGATTTACATACGAATTTTCACGCTGAAACAAAAACGAGATTGCgacataaaaattcgaaaactcTTACACGGAAGAACGTACAAGTCGATTCGTTACAAACATTGATCCGAACGTTTACATACACGATTGTCGCTTTCTATTATCTACGTTTCAAAAATCTAGCTAACCAACGTTTCCCTTTGTCACGAATTAACAATCAGCACACACAGCGACAAACATTTCAATATTGACTCAACGAAAAATCGAATTCACAAGGCAGAAACCGATTCTCGAACGACGTTAACCCGATGCTAATCTTCCGCACGGTTTGCGCCAGGGATCGACGGAAGAAATCCATTTTGCGGGTGGCAAACGAATTCGTAAGGGGAGAGTCGACCGTTTTACTCAGAAAATCGGTCTTGCCATAGTTGGAAAGTTTCGAAGGATTCCGCGATATCTCGCGCAATGGGTCAAGTATTCAAACGATTCGAATAATTTGGACGTATTCGAGTTATTCCAGTGAACCGGGAACGTTTTCTCTCTGCATAGTTCTTAGACGCTCCCGCGATTCTTTCCCTCCCGGTACATTTGAAAGTCGAATCGACGCGACGTTCATCCAACGAAAGAAATCTTCACCGAAAATTTACCGACGCATATTGTTAAGCCGGAAACACGTCACGCGCTAGCGCTAGGTTAGAAGGTAATAACGATCGCATTAATTAGGTAAAGTAAATACAACATTCCAAGTAGAAGCCAGGACTGCCAATCGATTGATAAGCAGCAAACGAACTTCCGAAAAAGTATTCACGTCTGATAACTTTGAGCTCGACGTATGTTACCACGATCACCTTTCTGATTAACCTTCAAAAGTTTAAAGTCGCCGATCGTTATTTATTAAAAGGTtattaacaaagaaatattgaaaaacgtACCGTAATCTTCCCAGAAATCTAAACTTTGCCATACCAAGTACGGAAATATTTGCGAAATATTTGTCGCATTTTTGCATATAAACAAAcgcgaataatataaatataccaaGTTTGTACCCACGACGTATGTGTCTTGTCTAACGTTCAGAAAATGTGGAATTAGGTTAGGTTAGACCCTAGTTTCTTTTGCGGTGGATTTCAATACTAACATAAATAACTAATATAAAAGCACTTGGTGCGAAAAAGTTCAGATTTCTGAGAAAATTACGGTaggttttccaatttttcttcgcT
Coding sequences within:
- the LOC110119865 gene encoding protein PFC0760c codes for the protein GLPQDPTGSGSSSSSSSSDLAESDDRNDDDDDDDDNDDDDNDDHLDNVDEENRLARVTAGSLLDHLARRDEDAYEGVANEERSLEFLATHRGVPYDSRSMSKVTDYDRRYDHQFAAREYTETTLTESVNRLQDYNSSSSSSSANSLDGLCQGHQRIISDLNRGNESSTRDHYMVPTRDPRELNERILSLFNPQFLPNFNDMMMYVGNQYDARRSPPPRSRSMADGESRLFRSSSCRKKRVGASSMFFRRGLTYETARK